CCCGGCCGCTTCGGCATCTTCACACACGACCGACAGGCCGCCCACGCGCTCGCCGTACAGGGAGAAGATTTTAGAGAAGGAGTTGCTGATAAGCGCAGGCAGCCCGGCGTGGGCCACGGCGCGAATGGCGTACGCATCGTCTTCCATCCCTGCACCAAAGCCCTGATAGGCGATGTCGAGGAACGGGATGAGATCGCGCGCCTTCAGCACCTCAATGACCGCATCCCACTCAGAATGGGTCAGGTCCGCCCCCGTTGGGTTGTGGCAGCACGGATGCAGCAGAACAATGCTGCGCGCTGGCAGGGTGTTCAGTTTTTCAAGCAGGGCATTCACGCGCACGCCGTTGGTTTTGCTGTCGAACCACGGATAGGTCTCGACCTTAAAGCCTGCGCCTTCGAAAATGGCCACGTGGTTTTCCCACGTCGGGTCGCTGACCCATACGCCGGAATCCGGGAAGTATTTTTTCAGGAAGTCCGCCCCGACCTTCAGCGCGCCCGAGCCGCCTAGCGTCTGGATCGTCGCCACGCGCTTTTGCGCCAGCACCGGATGATCGTCGCCAAACAGCAGCGGAGCGACGGTGTTACGGTAGCTGTTCAGCCCTTCCATCGGCAGGTAAAGCGAGGCGCCATGCGGTGTCGCGTTAAGACGCGCTTCGGCGTCGGCTACCGCCTGCAGCTGAGGAATAATGCCCTCCTCGTTGTAATAAAGGCCAATGCTGAGGTTCACTTTATCGCTGCGGGGATCTTCTTTGAAACGCTCCATCAAGGAGAGAATGGGGTCGCCAGCGTAGGCGTCTACTTTCTGAAACACGCGATGGTTCTCCGGATTATTATCAGGCAGGGAATTCAACAATAAACCGGAAGCAGAATAAGATCGAGGGGATGTTAACGTTGCGGGGGGAGGCGCGCCGGGCCTCCCCCTGATGGGTTCAGTCTATGTACTTCATCGCGACGCGTGACGTCAGGCGCGTAATAAGTTCGTAAGCACTTACTCCAGTCATTTCCGCGATGCGCTCGACGGGCAGCCCCTCGCCCCACATCACCACGTCGTCGCCCGCTTTGTCCTGGGCATCTGGCCCAAGGTCAACGCAGATCATGTCCATCGCCACGCGGCCTACCAGCTTCACTTCGCGGCCATTTACCAGTACCGGCGTGCCGGACGGCGCGGCGCGCGGGTAGCCATCGCCGTAGCCCATCGCCACCACGCCCAGACGGGTATCGCGCTCGCTGGTCCAGGTGCCGCCGTAGCCCACCGGCTCCCCGGCTTTGTGCTCGCGCACGGCGATCAGGTTAGAGACCAGCGACATCACCGGCTGGAAGCCAAAATCAGGCCCCCACGGCTTATGCTCCAGCGGCGATACGCCGTAAAGAATAATCCCCGGACGCGCCCAGTCGAAATGGGACTGCGGCCACAGCAGAATGCCGCCGGAGGCCGCAATAGAGCGCGCGCCGGGCTTGCCTTCGCAGAAGGTGTTGAAGATATCAAGCTGCTGCTCGGTTGCGCCGCATTCAGGTTCGTCGGCGCGGGCAAAGTGGCTGACGATGTTCACCGGCTGGCGGACGTTTTTGCACTGGCACAGGCGCTGGTAGAACGTTTCTGCATCTTCCGGGCGCACGCCGAGGCGGTGCATACCGGTATCAAGCTTCATCCATACGGTGACCGGCTCGCTAAGCTCGGCCGTTTCAAGCGCCACCAGCTGTTCTTCGTTATGAACCGAAGTATGCAGATGCTGTTCGGCAATGGTCGGCAGATCGGCGGCTTCAAAAAAGCCTTCGAGCAGTAAAATCGGCTGGGTAATCCCGCCCGCGCGCAGGCGGAGTGCTTCTTCGAGACGGGCAACGCCAAAAGCGTCGGCATCGGGGAGCGTTCGCGCGGTCTCCAGAAGACCGTGTCCGTAAGCGTTCGCTTTCACGACTGCAACGAGCTTGCTGGCAGGTGCCAGTTCACGCAGACGTTGCAGGTTGTGTCGCAGAGCGCGGCGGTTAATAACAACAGTTGCCGCTTGCATTTGAATTCCTTATTCGTCGTCGTACTGCGGTCCCGCATAGTTATCAAAGCGTGACCATTGTCCATTAAAGGTCAGACGTACCGTACCGATTGGGCCGTTACGTTGCTTACCAATAATAATTTCAGCGATCCCCTTCAGGTCGCTGTTCTCGTGATACACCTCATCACGATAGATAAACATGATTAAGTCGGCATCCTGCTCGATGGAGCCGGATTCACGCAGGTCGGAGTTGACCGGGCGCTTGTCGGCACGCTGCTCCAGAGAGCGGTTAAGCTGGGAAAGCGCCACCACCGGCACCTGCAACTCTTTGGCTAACGCCTTGAGCGAGCGGGAAATTTCAGCGATCTCCAGCGTACGGTTGTCGGAGAGCGACGGCACGCGCATCAGCTGGAGGTAGTCGATCATGATGAGGCCGATCCCGCCATGTTCACGAGCGATACGGCGCGCGCGGGAGCGCACTTCCGTTGGCGTCAGGCCGGAGGAGTCATCGATATAGATGTTACGTTTTTCCAGCAGTATGCCCATGGTGCCGGAAATACGCGCCCAGTCCTCGTCGTCAAGCTGGCCGGTACGGATGCGGGTCTGGTCCACGCGGGACAGCGATGCCAGGGAACGCATCATGATCTGCTCCGAGGGCATCTCAAGACTGAAGATAAGCACCGGTTTATCCTGCAACATCGCCGCGTTTTCGACGAGGTTCATCGCAAATGTCGTTTTACCCATCGACGGACGCGCGGCCACGATAATCAAATCCGACGGCTGCAGGCCAGCGGTTTTCTTGTTGAGATCGTCATAGCCCGTGTTGACGCCGGTTACGCCATCGTGCGGCTGCTGGAAAAGCTGTTCAATACGCGCGACGGTGGCATCGAGCACCTCGGCGATGTTCTTCGGGCCTTCGTCTTTATTGGCGCGGCTTTCGGCGATTTTAAAGACGCGAGACTCGGCGAGATCGAGCAGGTCTTCGCTGGTGCGCCCCTGCGGATCGAAACCGGCCTCGGCGATTTCGTTCGCCACCGAGATCATCTCGCGCACGACCGCACGTTCGCGCACAATGTCTGCATATGCGCTGATGTTGGCCGCACTTGGCGTGTTTTTCGAGAGTTCTGCCAGATAAGCAAAGCCGCCGACGCTGTCCAGCTGCCCCAGGCGCTCCAGCGATTCCGCGAGCGTGATCAGGTCAATCGGGCTGCCGGACTCCTGCAGGCGCGCCATTTCGGTGAAGATATGGCGGTGCGGGCGGGTATAGAAATCCTCTGCGACGACGCGCTCGGCGACATCGTCCCAGCGCTCGTTATCCAGCATTAAACCGCCCAACACCGACTGTTCCGCTTCAATCGAGTGCGGCGGGACTTTTAACCCGGCTACCTGAAAATCACGGTCGCGGGGTTCAGTCTGTTTGTTGAAGGGTTTGTTTCCTGCCATAGTGAATGGAGTTACCGAGATAAAGAGTGGGTCGAAAGATTACCATATTTTTCTGACGGAGGGAGCATGGCAACGCGCATTGAATTCCAGAAACATGGCGGACCAGAAGTGCTTAAAGCGGTGGAGTTTACCCCCGGCGCGCCTGGCGAAAATGAAGTCCAGGTTGAAAACAAAGCTATCGGTATTAACTACATCGATACCTACATTCGCGGCGGTCTCTATCCGCCACCGTCCATGCCGAGCGGGCTGGGAACCGAGGCGGCGGGCGTGGTCATCGGCGTCGGCAGCGCCGTTAAGCATCTTAAAGAGGGCGATCGCGTGGTGTACGCCCAGTCGGCGCTCGGCGCGTACAGCTCTGTCCACAACGTTCCGGCGGATAAAGCCGCCCTGCTGCCGAATGCGATCTCCTTTGAACAGGCCGCGGCCTCATTCCTGAAAGGGCTGACGGTCTATTACCTGCTGCGCAAAACCTACGAAATCAAACCGGACGAGCAGTTCCTGTTCCACGCCGCCGCCGGGGGCGTAGGGTTAATCGCCTGTCAGTGGGCGAAGGCGTTAGGTGCGAAGCTGATTGGCACCGTAGGCAGTGCGCAAAAAGCCCAGCGCGCAAAAGAGGCGGGCGCGTGGCAGATCATTAACTACCGTGAAGAGAGCCTCGTCGAGCGTTTAAAAGAGATCACCGGCGGCAAAAAAGTGCGCGTGGTGTATGACTCGGTAGGCAAAGACACCTGGGAATCGTCGCTGGACTGCCTGCAGCGCCGCGGCCTGATGGTTAGCTTCGGTAACGCCTCCGGGGCCGTGACCGGCGTTAACCTTGGGATTTTGAACCAGAAAGGGTCGCTGTACGTGACGCGTCCTTCCCTGCAGGGCTACATCACCAACCGCGAGGAGCTGGAGGAAGCCAGCAACGAACTGTTCTCGCTGATCGCCAGCGGCGTGATTAAGGTGGATGTGGCAGATGCGCAGAAATATCCGCTGGCCGATGCGCAGCGTGCGCACGAGGTGCTGGAGAGTCGGGCGACACAAGGGTCGAGTCTGCTTATTCCCTGATCCCTGAAAAGAAATTGGGCTTCCCGTGGGAAGCCCTTTCTTTTTTTAGTTCGGCTGTATGTAGGGTACAGCTCGATGAATTCTGTAGCGGCAGCCATAGTGACAGATTCGATAAGTAAATCCTATTCTGTTCTAAGCTCCGCCGCCGGAAAAGTTGCAGGTATGTGACGAACCCCTCAATACCTTAGTAACGGAACCGGTTATTACGCTGATAAGTGGGGAGTTTTGGCGATTTAATGGCCCGTATAGCCCACACGACGGCAACCGCCAGCAGCAGCCACGGCAACAGCTTGATCGTCAGGGCAAACAACCCGCCGATAAACATCACCACCGTTGCGACGACCAGCGCCGCGAGAATGCCAAGTAACGAGACGCCCGTCACCATCAGCATGACAAAAAAGCCAATCACAAAAAGTAGTTCCAGCATGGTGCTCTCCCACGAGTTCCCGAATAATGCGTTAACCATTACAAGAAACGTGCCAAAACTAACCCGTTGTTCTGAAAGCAAAACGCCCCGCAGGATTTTGCGAGGCGTAGTGAATTTGACTATCTTTTAGCGAAATTTATCGCTTATCGGCAACCAGACGCAGGGCGTGCTCAAGCACGTCAATATCGGCCCCCGCTTTGTGCGCATTTTCACTGAGATAGCGTCGCCACTGGCGCGCCCCCGGAATCCCCTGGAACAGGCCGAGCATGTGACGCGTAATGTGGCCGAGCCAGGTTCCGCTGCTCAGCTCGCGTTCAATGTAAGGGTACATTGCGCGTACGACGGATACGGGGTCAGTGTCAGCGCCCTCAACGCCAAAGATTTCGCGATCGACCGTCGCCAGGATGCCAGGGTTTTGATACGCCTCGCGACCAACCATCACGCCGTCCATATGGGCCAGATGCGTTTTGGCCTCTTCAAGCGATTTTATGCCGCCGTTAATCGACATCGTCAGATGCGGGAAGTCACGCTTCAGCTGGTATACGCGCGGGTAGTCCAGCGGTGGGATTTCACGGTTCTCTTTCGGGCTAAGGCCGGAGAGCCAGGCTTTACGCGCGTGGATGATGAACATCTCGCACTCCCCTTTGCCTGAGACCGTGTCGATGAAATCGCACAGGAATTCGTAGCTGTCCTGGTCGTCAATGCCGATACGCGTTTTCACCGTGACCGGAATCGAAACCACGTCGCGCATGGCTTTGATGCTGTCGGCCACCAACTGTGCGTTCCCCATCAGGCATGCGCCAAACATACCGTTTTGCACGCGATCGGACGGGCAGCCAACGTTGAGGTTGATCTCGTCGTAACCGCGCGCTTCGGCAAGCTTTGCGCACTGCGCCAGCGCCGCCGGATCGCTCCCGCCCAGCTGCAGCGCAACCGGATGCTCTTCATCGCTGTAGGCCAGATAGTCCCCTTTCCCGTGGATAATCGCCCCGGTGGTCACCATTTCGGTGTACAGCAGCGTATGGCGGGAGAGCTGGCGCAGGAAGTAGCGGCAGTGTCTGTCCGTCCAGTCGAGCATCGGCGCTATGGAGAAACGGTTAGCAGGGAAAGCGGTCTGTAATTCTGACGACATGGCGAAGTTTTAAGCATCTGGTGGAAAAGGAGCGCTACTATAACA
This region of Enterobacter cancerogenus genomic DNA includes:
- the tyrB gene encoding aromatic amino acid transaminase; the encoded protein is MFQKVDAYAGDPILSLMERFKEDPRSDKVNLSIGLYYNEEGIIPQLQAVADAEARLNATPHGASLYLPMEGLNSYRNTVAPLLFGDDHPVLAQKRVATIQTLGGSGALKVGADFLKKYFPDSGVWVSDPTWENHVAIFEGAGFKVETYPWFDSKTNGVRVNALLEKLNTLPARSIVLLHPCCHNPTGADLTHSEWDAVIEVLKARDLIPFLDIAYQGFGAGMEDDAYAIRAVAHAGLPALISNSFSKIFSLYGERVGGLSVVCEDAEAAGRVLGQLKATVRRIYSSPPNFGAQVVATVLGDEQLKANWLAEVESMRKRILSMRQELVNVLKEAVPGHNFDYLLKQRGMFSYTGLSAAQVDRLREEFGVYLIASGRMCVAGLNANNVQRVAQAFAAVM
- the dusA gene encoding tRNA dihydrouridine(20/20a) synthase DusA, translated to MSSELQTAFPANRFSIAPMLDWTDRHCRYFLRQLSRHTLLYTEMVTTGAIIHGKGDYLAYSDEEHPVALQLGGSDPAALAQCAKLAEARGYDEINLNVGCPSDRVQNGMFGACLMGNAQLVADSIKAMRDVVSIPVTVKTRIGIDDQDSYEFLCDFIDTVSGKGECEMFIIHARKAWLSGLSPKENREIPPLDYPRVYQLKRDFPHLTMSINGGIKSLEEAKTHLAHMDGVMVGREAYQNPGILATVDREIFGVEGADTDPVSVVRAMYPYIERELSSGTWLGHITRHMLGLFQGIPGARQWRRYLSENAHKAGADIDVLEHALRLVADKR
- the alr gene encoding alanine racemase, which gives rise to MQAATVVINRRALRHNLQRLRELAPASKLVAVVKANAYGHGLLETARTLPDADAFGVARLEEALRLRAGGITQPILLLEGFFEAADLPTIAEQHLHTSVHNEEQLVALETAELSEPVTVWMKLDTGMHRLGVRPEDAETFYQRLCQCKNVRQPVNIVSHFARADEPECGATEQQLDIFNTFCEGKPGARSIAASGGILLWPQSHFDWARPGIILYGVSPLEHKPWGPDFGFQPVMSLVSNLIAVREHKAGEPVGYGGTWTSERDTRLGVVAMGYGDGYPRAAPSGTPVLVNGREVKLVGRVAMDMICVDLGPDAQDKAGDDVVMWGEGLPVERIAEMTGVSAYELITRLTSRVAMKYID
- the dnaB gene encoding replicative DNA helicase, whose translation is MAGNKPFNKQTEPRDRDFQVAGLKVPPHSIEAEQSVLGGLMLDNERWDDVAERVVAEDFYTRPHRHIFTEMARLQESGSPIDLITLAESLERLGQLDSVGGFAYLAELSKNTPSAANISAYADIVRERAVVREMISVANEIAEAGFDPQGRTSEDLLDLAESRVFKIAESRANKDEGPKNIAEVLDATVARIEQLFQQPHDGVTGVNTGYDDLNKKTAGLQPSDLIIVAARPSMGKTTFAMNLVENAAMLQDKPVLIFSLEMPSEQIMMRSLASLSRVDQTRIRTGQLDDEDWARISGTMGILLEKRNIYIDDSSGLTPTEVRSRARRIAREHGGIGLIMIDYLQLMRVPSLSDNRTLEIAEISRSLKALAKELQVPVVALSQLNRSLEQRADKRPVNSDLRESGSIEQDADLIMFIYRDEVYHENSDLKGIAEIIIGKQRNGPIGTVRLTFNGQWSRFDNYAGPQYDDE
- a CDS encoding quinone oxidoreductase; the encoded protein is MATRIEFQKHGGPEVLKAVEFTPGAPGENEVQVENKAIGINYIDTYIRGGLYPPPSMPSGLGTEAAGVVIGVGSAVKHLKEGDRVVYAQSALGAYSSVHNVPADKAALLPNAISFEQAAASFLKGLTVYYLLRKTYEIKPDEQFLFHAAAGGVGLIACQWAKALGAKLIGTVGSAQKAQRAKEAGAWQIINYREESLVERLKEITGGKKVRVVYDSVGKDTWESSLDCLQRRGLMVSFGNASGAVTGVNLGILNQKGSLYVTRPSLQGYITNREELEEASNELFSLIASGVIKVDVADAQKYPLADAQRAHEVLESRATQGSSLLIP
- the pspG gene encoding envelope stress response protein PspG codes for the protein MLELLFVIGFFVMLMVTGVSLLGILAALVVATVVMFIGGLFALTIKLLPWLLLAVAVVWAIRAIKSPKLPTYQRNNRFRY